The following are encoded in a window of Catenulispora sp. MAP5-51 genomic DNA:
- the acs gene encoding acetate--CoA ligase, translated as MSNEALSNLLREDRRFAPSAAFAADANVKADAYAAAETDRLAFWDTQASRLAWDTPWTETLDWSGKPVAKWFVGGKLNVAYNCVDRHVEAGNGDRVAIHFEGEPGDSRAITYAELKDEVSKAANALTELGVTAGDRVAIYMPMIPETAVAMLACARIGAVHSVVFAAFSPDALRARIDDAGAKLLITADGYHRRGGTVNLKANADQAVAGAESIENVLVVKRTGADVAWGDKDVWWHDAVGAASTEHTPEAFDSETPLFILYTSGTTGKPKGILHTTGGYLTQASYTHHAVFDLKPETDVYWCTADVGWVTGHSYIVYGPLSNGATEVMYEGTPDTPHQGRFWEIVQKYKVTLLYTAPTAIRMFAKWGDDIPAKFDLSSLRLLGSVGEPINPEAWIWYRKNIGGDRTPVVDTWWQTETGAIMISPLPGVTEAKPGSAMRPLPGISANVVDKDGTIVENGHGGLLVLDQPWPSMARGIWGDQQRFVDTYWARFAEQGYYFAGDGAKKDEDGDLWLLGRVDDIMLVSGHNISTTEVESALVSYPAVAEAAVVGAKDETTGQRIVAFVILRAGQEETPELDAALKAHVSKEIGPIAKPKQIQIVAELPKTRSGKIMRRLLKDVAEDRAVGDTTTLADSTVMDLIKSKLPHADED; from the coding sequence GTGTCGAACGAGGCCCTTTCCAATTTGCTCCGTGAGGACCGCCGGTTCGCGCCGTCCGCGGCCTTCGCCGCCGACGCGAACGTCAAGGCCGACGCGTACGCCGCGGCCGAGACCGACCGGCTGGCGTTCTGGGACACGCAGGCTTCGCGCCTGGCCTGGGACACGCCCTGGACCGAGACACTGGACTGGTCGGGCAAGCCGGTCGCCAAGTGGTTCGTCGGCGGGAAGCTCAACGTCGCCTACAACTGCGTGGACCGGCACGTCGAGGCCGGCAATGGCGACCGCGTCGCCATCCACTTCGAGGGCGAGCCCGGCGATTCCCGCGCCATCACGTACGCCGAGCTCAAGGACGAGGTCTCCAAGGCCGCCAACGCCCTGACCGAGCTCGGCGTCACCGCCGGCGACCGGGTCGCGATCTACATGCCGATGATCCCCGAGACCGCTGTAGCGATGCTCGCCTGTGCGCGCATCGGTGCGGTGCACTCCGTGGTCTTCGCAGCGTTCTCCCCCGACGCCCTGCGGGCGCGCATCGACGACGCCGGCGCGAAGCTGCTGATCACCGCCGACGGCTACCACCGCCGCGGCGGCACGGTGAATCTCAAGGCGAACGCCGACCAGGCCGTGGCCGGCGCCGAAAGCATCGAGAACGTGCTCGTCGTCAAGCGCACCGGCGCGGACGTCGCGTGGGGCGACAAGGACGTCTGGTGGCACGACGCGGTCGGCGCCGCGAGCACCGAGCACACCCCGGAGGCGTTCGACAGCGAGACCCCGCTGTTCATCCTCTACACGTCCGGCACCACGGGTAAGCCCAAGGGCATCCTGCACACCACCGGCGGTTACCTGACCCAGGCCTCGTACACCCACCACGCGGTGTTCGACCTGAAGCCGGAGACCGACGTGTACTGGTGTACCGCCGACGTCGGCTGGGTGACCGGGCACTCCTACATCGTCTACGGCCCGCTCTCCAACGGCGCGACCGAGGTGATGTACGAGGGCACCCCCGACACGCCGCACCAGGGCCGCTTCTGGGAGATCGTCCAGAAGTACAAGGTCACGCTGCTGTACACCGCGCCCACCGCGATCCGCATGTTCGCCAAGTGGGGCGACGACATCCCGGCGAAGTTCGACCTGAGCTCCCTGCGCCTGCTGGGCTCGGTCGGCGAGCCGATCAACCCCGAGGCCTGGATCTGGTACCGGAAGAACATCGGCGGCGACCGGACCCCGGTGGTGGACACCTGGTGGCAGACCGAGACCGGGGCGATCATGATCTCCCCGCTGCCCGGCGTCACCGAGGCCAAGCCGGGCTCGGCGATGCGGCCGCTGCCGGGCATCTCGGCGAACGTGGTCGACAAGGACGGCACCATCGTCGAGAACGGCCACGGCGGCCTGCTGGTCCTGGACCAGCCCTGGCCCTCGATGGCCCGCGGCATCTGGGGCGACCAGCAGCGCTTCGTCGACACCTACTGGGCCCGCTTCGCCGAGCAGGGCTACTACTTCGCCGGCGACGGGGCCAAGAAGGACGAGGACGGCGACCTGTGGCTGCTGGGCCGCGTCGACGACATCATGCTCGTCTCCGGCCACAACATCTCCACCACCGAGGTCGAGTCCGCGCTGGTGTCCTACCCGGCCGTGGCCGAGGCCGCCGTGGTCGGTGCCAAGGACGAGACCACCGGCCAGCGCATCGTCGCCTTCGTCATCCTGCGCGCCGGCCAGGAGGAGACCCCTGAGCTGGACGCGGCACTGAAAGCCCACGTCTCCAAGGAGATCGGCCCGATCGCCAAGCCCAAGCAGATCCAGATCGTGGCCGAGCTGCCCAAGACCCGCTCCGGCAAGATCATGCGGCGCCTGCTGAAGGACGTCGCCGAGGACCGCGCGGTCGGCGACACGACGACCCTGGCCGACTCCACGGTCATGGACCTGATCAAGTCCAAGCTGCCGCACGCCGACGAGGACTGA
- a CDS encoding alpha/beta fold hydrolase yields the protein MSAGESFTMTVRRSTVRGTVWGAEGPVVYLVHGWGGVAEQLDAFVEPLLASGHRVVSFDAPGHGKSSQSLAGPGRATLPEFSEALSCAVDRFGEAHAVIAHSFGAAAVVLSVLDGLRVGRLAVVAPVSDPIGFSYEFAKMLGFRERIRTGFLRVLEKRVGESMDRFDIPQRMRTADLAGLPPLLIVHDLGDREVPVASGDRLAALWPGAELDTWTSLGHFRILTDPDVVRKVTAFSSVPRTLPVP from the coding sequence GTGTCCGCCGGCGAGTCCTTCACGATGACCGTGCGGCGCAGCACAGTGCGCGGCACCGTGTGGGGCGCGGAGGGGCCGGTGGTCTATCTCGTGCACGGCTGGGGCGGTGTGGCCGAGCAGCTGGACGCCTTCGTGGAACCGCTGCTGGCCTCCGGCCACCGGGTGGTGTCGTTCGACGCCCCCGGCCATGGGAAGTCGTCGCAGAGTCTTGCGGGGCCGGGGCGCGCGACGCTCCCGGAGTTCTCAGAGGCTCTGTCCTGTGCTGTGGACCGCTTCGGCGAAGCGCATGCGGTGATCGCGCACTCCTTCGGCGCGGCGGCAGTGGTCCTGTCGGTTCTCGACGGCCTCCGGGTGGGGAGGCTGGCCGTCGTGGCGCCGGTGAGCGATCCGATCGGGTTCTCTTATGAGTTCGCGAAGATGCTCGGCTTCAGGGAACGCATACGTACGGGCTTCCTCAGGGTTCTGGAGAAGCGCGTGGGCGAGTCCATGGACCGGTTCGACATCCCGCAGCGGATGCGCACCGCGGACCTGGCCGGGCTGCCGCCGCTGTTGATCGTCCACGACCTCGGCGACCGCGAGGTCCCGGTGGCCAGCGGCGACCGCCTGGCCGCCCTGTGGCCCGGGGCCGAACTCGACACCTGGACCAGCCTCGGCCACTTCCGGATCCTGACCGACCCGGACGTGGTGCGGAAGGTGACGGCCTTCAGCTCGGTGCCACGAACGCTCCCGGTCCCATGA
- a CDS encoding TetR/AcrR family transcriptional regulator translates to MERPHTGRRRNEAAREAIIDAAIGLLQEVGYEGFTIERLARDAGVGKQTVYRWWPSKAAVIAEAVGTRAQHTIPLPDTGTLAADLTEFFKATFQQSEDPKVLSELKSMMVASIENPESARPFHDFLASRRATLRVLLERGAARAEVSADADLDFLTDLAYGLLWYRGLVGHRPLDDEAAHKLADALVAAAADSQR, encoded by the coding sequence ATGGAGCGCCCGCACACCGGAAGACGCCGCAACGAGGCGGCCCGAGAGGCGATCATCGACGCCGCGATCGGCCTGCTGCAGGAGGTCGGCTACGAGGGCTTCACGATCGAGCGCCTGGCCCGCGACGCCGGAGTCGGCAAGCAGACCGTCTACCGCTGGTGGCCGTCGAAGGCCGCGGTGATCGCCGAGGCCGTCGGGACGCGCGCGCAGCACACCATCCCGCTGCCCGACACCGGCACGCTGGCGGCCGACCTGACGGAGTTCTTCAAGGCGACCTTCCAGCAGTCCGAGGACCCCAAGGTCCTCAGCGAGCTGAAGAGCATGATGGTGGCCTCGATCGAGAACCCCGAGTCCGCGCGCCCCTTCCACGACTTCCTCGCCAGCCGGCGGGCGACGCTGCGGGTCCTGCTCGAACGCGGCGCGGCCCGCGCCGAGGTCTCGGCCGACGCCGACCTGGACTTCCTCACCGATCTGGCCTACGGCCTGCTCTGGTATCGCGGCCTGGTCGGCCACCGGCCGCTCGACGACGAGGCGGCGCACAAACTCGCCGACGCACTTGTCGCGGCCGCCGCGGATTCACAGAGATAA
- a CDS encoding TetR/AcrR family transcriptional regulator gives MSKGEETRRQVLEAAVEVAASGGLASLTIGSLAERTGMSKSGLFAHFKSKEALQVQVLEFASEAFVEDVVRPALCAPRGEKRITTLFESWLAVSRDGTAECLFVSAAWEYDDQPGPVRDRLVRMHLDFNDAVAQMFRTGIAEGFFAAGADPEQFTHDLHGIMLIYFQAHRLLGDARAEARARNAFSRLIESNR, from the coding sequence GTGAGCAAGGGCGAGGAGACCCGCAGACAGGTCCTGGAAGCCGCGGTCGAGGTCGCGGCCTCCGGCGGGCTGGCCTCGCTCACCATCGGCTCGCTCGCCGAGCGGACCGGGATGTCCAAGAGCGGCCTGTTCGCGCACTTCAAGTCCAAGGAGGCGCTGCAGGTCCAGGTCCTGGAGTTCGCCAGCGAGGCGTTCGTCGAGGACGTCGTGCGGCCCGCGCTGTGCGCCCCGCGCGGCGAGAAGCGGATCACCACGCTGTTCGAGAGCTGGCTGGCGGTGTCGCGGGACGGGACCGCGGAGTGCCTGTTCGTCTCGGCGGCCTGGGAGTACGACGACCAGCCGGGGCCGGTGCGGGACCGCCTGGTCCGCATGCACCTGGACTTCAACGACGCGGTGGCGCAGATGTTCCGGACCGGGATCGCCGAGGGCTTCTTCGCCGCCGGCGCCGATCCGGAGCAGTTCACCCACGACCTGCACGGGATCATGCTCATCTATTTCCAGGCGCACCGGCTCCTCGGCGACGCCAGGGCCGAGGCGAGGGCGCGCAACGCGTTCTCCCGACTGATCGAATCCAACCGCTAG
- a CDS encoding ATP-binding protein → MRIAMVGKGGSGKTTVSALLIRHLSAGGRPVVAVDADINQHLGAALGLSDEQAAALSPMSAHLSTIKDYLRGDNQLIADAESMVKTTPPGRGSRLLRLEEENVVHSLCATRLGGDLENVRLMVTGGFEEKDLGVSCYHSKVGAAELYLNHLVDGPDEYLVMDMTAGADAFASGLFTRFDLTCLVVEPTRKSVSVYQQYREYAKEYDVTIRVVGNKVTGPEDVAYLREHTGADLVACLGASHYVRAQEQGRDKGFDTLEPANRTALARLQMEVDTVPQDWAKFTRQAVHFHLKNAQAWGDRATGVDLGAQVDPDFVMGPGAFVAPS, encoded by the coding sequence ATGCGCATCGCCATGGTCGGCAAAGGCGGCAGCGGCAAGACCACGGTCTCGGCCCTTCTGATCCGGCACCTGTCGGCCGGCGGCCGCCCGGTCGTCGCCGTGGACGCCGACATCAATCAGCACCTCGGAGCGGCGCTCGGCCTGTCCGATGAGCAGGCCGCGGCCCTGAGCCCGATGTCCGCCCACCTGTCGACGATCAAGGACTACCTGCGCGGCGACAATCAGCTGATCGCGGACGCCGAGTCCATGGTGAAGACCACGCCGCCGGGACGCGGCTCGCGCCTGCTGCGGCTGGAGGAGGAGAACGTCGTCCACAGCCTGTGCGCAACGCGGCTGGGCGGCGATCTGGAGAACGTCCGGCTGATGGTGACCGGTGGGTTCGAGGAGAAGGACCTGGGCGTCTCCTGCTACCACTCCAAGGTCGGCGCCGCCGAGCTCTACCTGAATCACCTTGTCGACGGCCCCGACGAGTACCTGGTGATGGACATGACCGCGGGCGCGGACGCCTTCGCCTCCGGCCTGTTCACCCGCTTCGACCTGACCTGCCTGGTGGTGGAGCCGACCCGCAAGTCGGTGTCCGTCTACCAGCAGTACCGCGAGTACGCCAAGGAGTACGACGTCACCATCCGGGTGGTCGGCAACAAGGTGACCGGCCCGGAGGACGTCGCCTACCTGCGCGAGCACACCGGCGCCGACCTCGTGGCCTGCCTCGGCGCCTCGCACTACGTCCGGGCCCAGGAGCAGGGCCGGGACAAGGGCTTCGACACCCTTGAGCCGGCGAACCGCACCGCTCTGGCGCGCCTGCAGATGGAAGTGGACACGGTGCCGCAAGACTGGGCCAAGTTCACCCGGCAGGCGGTCCACTTCCACCTGAAGAACGCTCAGGCCTGGGGCGACCGCGCGACCGGCGTGGACCTCGGCGCGCAGGTCGACCCGGACTTCGTCATGGGACCGGGAGCGTTCGTGGCACCGAGCTGA
- a CDS encoding oxidoreductase produces MDTRSPIRRLAAAPNAAEAAETAREAVDRVRKHKVLRSQSARVTAESQLRGARASAALGSLSEAGTDWPLEEVRRRTDLGDEDGSGLLRGALRISGELGTLAPVWKRSPIQALSRMHLLAAAGHLEQDRVGRPRDPEAAAVLTALADDLRDPAAADVPAVVVAAAVHAELLVNEPFGWGDGLLARAASRLILAERGLDPQSLAVVEAGHVDLGVEAYLDAARGYATGTEEGLAAWLAQYAEAVALGARESLAVCEAIMRG; encoded by the coding sequence ATGGACACCCGCTCCCCGATCCGGCGCCTGGCCGCCGCCCCGAACGCCGCCGAGGCCGCGGAGACCGCCCGCGAAGCGGTGGACCGCGTGCGCAAGCACAAGGTCCTGCGCAGCCAGTCGGCCCGCGTCACCGCCGAGTCGCAGCTGCGCGGCGCCCGGGCCTCGGCGGCCCTGGGCTCGCTGAGCGAGGCCGGCACGGACTGGCCGCTGGAGGAGGTCCGCCGCCGCACCGACCTCGGCGACGAGGACGGCTCCGGGCTGCTGCGCGGGGCGCTGCGGATCTCCGGCGAGCTGGGCACGCTCGCGCCGGTGTGGAAGCGGTCCCCGATCCAGGCCCTGTCCCGGATGCACCTGCTCGCCGCCGCGGGCCACCTGGAACAGGACCGGGTGGGACGGCCGCGCGATCCCGAGGCCGCGGCCGTGCTCACCGCTCTGGCCGACGACCTGCGCGACCCGGCCGCCGCCGACGTGCCGGCCGTGGTGGTCGCGGCGGCGGTGCACGCCGAGCTGCTGGTGAACGAGCCGTTCGGCTGGGGCGACGGGCTGCTGGCCCGCGCCGCGTCCCGGCTGATCCTGGCCGAACGCGGCCTGGACCCGCAGTCGCTGGCGGTGGTCGAGGCCGGGCATGTGGACCTCGGGGTCGAGGCGTATCTGGACGCCGCCCGCGGCTACGCGACCGGCACGGAGGAAGGGCTGGCCGCCTGGCTCGCGCAGTACGCCGAGGCGGTCGCGCTGGGGGCACGCGAGTCGCTGGCGGTGTGCGAAGCCATCATGCGCGGCTGA
- a CDS encoding LytR/AlgR family response regulator transcription factor has product MTIATPTGLRVLVVDDEPPAVAELAYLLSRDPRVSSVRTATDGEDALRVLKNSPVDALFLDIRMPGLDGLEIAGLLNQFATPPQIVFVTAHEEFALEAFDLHASDYLLKPVRAERLAEAIRRMAPASTFHRAPEPGPYDVIPVELAGVTRFIPRQDVSYAEAQGDYVRLYTDSSSHLVRIPLAVLEEHWSAAGFARTHRRFLVRVDAVSEARWESGHLTVIVGGIPIPVARRHTREVRERLSHR; this is encoded by the coding sequence ATGACCATCGCGACGCCGACCGGCCTGCGCGTGCTCGTGGTCGACGACGAGCCCCCGGCCGTCGCCGAACTCGCCTACCTCCTGTCCCGCGACCCCCGCGTCTCCTCTGTACGGACCGCCACGGATGGGGAAGACGCGTTGAGGGTCCTGAAGAACTCTCCTGTGGACGCCCTGTTCCTCGACATCCGCATGCCGGGCTTGGACGGTCTGGAGATAGCGGGACTCCTCAACCAGTTCGCCACGCCGCCGCAGATCGTCTTCGTGACCGCCCACGAGGAGTTCGCTCTGGAGGCGTTCGACCTGCACGCCTCCGACTACCTGCTCAAACCGGTCCGCGCCGAACGCCTAGCGGAAGCCATCCGCCGGATGGCACCGGCGTCCACTTTCCATAGGGCCCCCGAACCGGGGCCCTACGACGTCATCCCGGTGGAGCTGGCAGGCGTCACCCGCTTCATCCCGCGCCAGGACGTCTCCTATGCGGAAGCACAGGGCGACTACGTGCGCTTGTACACGGACAGCAGCAGTCATCTGGTCCGCATCCCCTTGGCGGTCCTGGAGGAACACTGGTCGGCCGCCGGCTTCGCCCGCACGCACCGCCGCTTCCTGGTCCGCGTCGACGCCGTCTCGGAGGCCCGGTGGGAAAGCGGCCACCTGACCGTCATCGTCGGCGGGATCCCGATCCCGGTCGCCCGCCGACACACGCGTGAAGTGCGCGAACGGCTCAGCCACCGCTGA
- a CDS encoding NAD(P)H-quinone oxidoreductase, whose amino-acid sequence MRAITIAEPGGPEQLVWAQVPDPVVAAGEVLIQVTATAVNRADILQRMGFYTPPPGASPYPGLECSGRVVEVGAGVGGFVAGDEVVALLAGGGYAELVAVPAGQVAPLPEGMSALDAGGLMETVCTVWSNVFMLAGLQAGQTLLVHGGSSGIGTTAIQLAHELGARVIVTAGSAAKLKACRELGADVAVNYRDEDFVERVAEVTEGRGVDVILDNMGAAYLDRNVQALAVGGRLVIIGLQGGVKGEVNLNTLLRKRASVSATTLRARPSEEKAQIVAAAREAVWPLIEQGRFRVVVDRVLPVEQADQAHRVVEESGHVGKVVLDVAAGRSSS is encoded by the coding sequence ATGCGTGCCATCACGATCGCGGAGCCGGGCGGACCGGAGCAGTTGGTGTGGGCACAGGTGCCCGATCCGGTCGTGGCGGCCGGCGAGGTGCTGATCCAGGTCACCGCGACCGCGGTGAACCGGGCGGACATCCTGCAGCGCATGGGCTTCTACACGCCGCCGCCGGGAGCCTCGCCCTATCCGGGGCTGGAGTGCTCCGGGCGGGTCGTCGAGGTCGGCGCCGGGGTCGGCGGGTTCGTGGCCGGGGACGAGGTGGTCGCGCTGCTGGCCGGCGGCGGGTACGCCGAGCTCGTCGCGGTGCCGGCGGGGCAGGTCGCGCCGTTGCCGGAGGGCATGAGCGCGCTGGACGCCGGCGGCCTGATGGAGACGGTGTGCACCGTCTGGTCGAACGTCTTCATGCTCGCCGGGCTCCAGGCCGGCCAGACGCTGCTGGTCCACGGCGGCTCCAGCGGCATCGGGACCACCGCGATCCAGCTCGCGCACGAGCTCGGCGCGCGGGTGATCGTCACGGCCGGCAGCGCCGCGAAGCTGAAGGCCTGCCGCGAGCTCGGCGCCGACGTCGCGGTGAACTACCGGGACGAGGACTTCGTGGAAAGGGTGGCGGAGGTCACCGAGGGCCGCGGTGTGGACGTGATCCTGGACAACATGGGAGCCGCCTACCTGGACCGCAACGTCCAGGCGCTGGCGGTGGGCGGCCGGCTGGTGATCATCGGTCTGCAGGGCGGCGTCAAGGGCGAGGTGAACCTGAACACCCTGCTGCGCAAGCGGGCGAGCGTCAGTGCAACCACACTGCGCGCGCGGCCGTCTGAAGAGAAAGCGCAGATCGTCGCGGCGGCGCGGGAAGCGGTGTGGCCGCTGATCGAGCAGGGCCGTTTCCGGGTCGTCGTCGACCGGGTGCTGCCGGTGGAGCAGGCAGACCAGGCGCACCGGGTGGTCGAGGAGAGCGGACACGTCGGCAAGGTCGTGCTGGACGTGGCGGCGGGACGCAGCAGCAGCTAA
- a CDS encoding SDR family NAD(P)-dependent oxidoreductase — protein MSTEQKFSGKTVYVIGASHGIGEAIAGAFVADGADVLITGRTKERLDAAAERIGHPVRVFQSDARRQEDVDTLFAAAGSKIDHLVLAVSGGMVGLGTLAELTDEALREGFEGKVFAQLRILKAALPHLAPDASVTFIGAGSSRAAFPGTTALAAANGALDAAVRPLAAELAPVRVNAVSPGVIDTAWWHPLGEQRDGFMEQQAAATPVGRVGQPQDIADAVLFLAGNGFTTGVVLDVNGGTTLARS, from the coding sequence ATGTCCACCGAGCAGAAGTTCAGCGGCAAGACCGTGTACGTGATCGGCGCGAGCCACGGGATCGGCGAGGCGATCGCCGGCGCGTTCGTCGCCGACGGCGCCGACGTCCTGATCACCGGCCGCACCAAAGAGCGCCTGGACGCGGCCGCGGAGCGCATCGGCCACCCGGTGCGCGTCTTCCAGTCGGACGCGCGGCGGCAGGAGGACGTGGACACGCTCTTCGCGGCCGCGGGTTCCAAGATCGACCACCTCGTGCTCGCCGTCAGCGGCGGCATGGTGGGGCTGGGCACGCTGGCCGAGCTCACCGACGAGGCCCTGCGCGAGGGCTTCGAGGGCAAGGTGTTCGCCCAGCTCAGGATCCTGAAGGCGGCGCTGCCACACCTGGCCCCGGACGCCTCGGTGACCTTCATCGGGGCCGGCAGCTCGCGCGCGGCGTTCCCCGGCACCACCGCTCTGGCGGCGGCCAACGGCGCGCTGGACGCGGCGGTCCGCCCGCTGGCCGCCGAGCTGGCCCCCGTCCGGGTGAACGCGGTCTCCCCCGGCGTGATCGACACCGCCTGGTGGCACCCGCTGGGCGAGCAGCGCGACGGGTTCATGGAGCAGCAGGCCGCCGCCACTCCGGTGGGACGCGTCGGGCAGCCTCAGGACATCGCCGACGCGGTGCTCTTCCTGGCCGGGAACGGCTTCACGACCGGCGTGGTGCTGGACGTGAACGGCGGGACCACGCTGGCCAGGAGCTGA
- a CDS encoding sensor histidine kinase: MASNPATVGIVAALVAPAVAVSRAVQRHRLAGTTAERAAYAAMHAVALAGPPLRAGLTPDATRRAARHLRPLLGTAALAFNDTERNLTWDGAGQHRHSQNSYELSTAALKSGRVTVLGPEDVHCDSDSCMIRHAVVAPIIPPSSIGGIRDDGGSTAIGTLSVYSSSTSVALVRAVGEVAYWVATQIELAELDRSRTLLMETELRALRAQISPHFVYNSLTAIASFTRTDPQRARELLLEFADFTRYSFRAHGEFTTLAEELRCVDRYLLLERARFGERLHVTLRIAPEVLPVEVPFLCVQPIVENAVRHGLEGKPGPGHVTITAEPTRHHHRITVADDGVGITPDILRDALAPAEPGTRTSVGLSNVHERLRAVYGTAYGLAIESQPGAGTTVVIRVPRK, from the coding sequence GTGGCATCCAACCCCGCCACCGTCGGCATCGTGGCCGCCCTGGTCGCCCCGGCGGTCGCGGTGTCCCGCGCCGTCCAGCGGCACCGTTTGGCCGGCACGACGGCCGAGCGCGCCGCGTATGCCGCCATGCACGCCGTCGCCCTCGCCGGGCCCCCGCTGCGGGCCGGCCTGACCCCGGACGCCACCCGCCGCGCGGCCCGCCACCTGCGGCCGCTGCTCGGCACCGCGGCGCTGGCCTTCAACGACACCGAGCGGAACCTCACCTGGGACGGTGCCGGACAGCACCGGCATTCTCAGAACTCCTACGAGCTCTCCACGGCCGCGCTCAAGTCCGGAAGAGTGACCGTCCTCGGACCGGAGGACGTGCACTGCGACAGCGATTCCTGCATGATCCGCCACGCGGTCGTCGCGCCGATCATCCCGCCGAGCAGCATCGGCGGGATCCGCGACGACGGCGGCAGCACGGCGATCGGCACGCTGTCGGTCTACAGCTCCAGCACCTCCGTGGCTCTGGTGCGGGCCGTCGGCGAGGTCGCGTACTGGGTCGCCACCCAGATCGAACTGGCGGAGCTCGACCGGTCGCGAACCCTCCTCATGGAGACCGAACTCAGGGCACTGCGGGCGCAGATCTCGCCGCACTTTGTCTACAACTCGCTCACCGCCATCGCTTCCTTCACGCGCACGGATCCGCAGCGCGCCAGGGAGCTCCTCCTGGAGTTCGCGGACTTCACCCGCTACTCGTTCCGCGCGCACGGCGAGTTCACGACGCTCGCCGAGGAGCTGCGCTGTGTGGACCGCTACCTGTTGCTGGAACGCGCCCGCTTCGGCGAACGCCTCCACGTGACCCTGCGGATAGCCCCTGAGGTGCTTCCTGTAGAGGTTCCCTTCCTATGCGTACAGCCCATAGTGGAGAACGCAGTACGGCACGGTCTGGAAGGCAAGCCCGGCCCCGGCCACGTCACCATCACCGCCGAGCCGACCCGGCACCACCACCGGATCACGGTCGCGGACGACGGCGTCGGGATCACCCCGGACATCCTGCGCGACGCCCTCGCCCCGGCCGAGCCGGGCACACGCACCTCGGTGGGGCTGTCCAACGTCCACGAGCGACTCCGCGCGGTCTACGGGACGGCCTACGGCCTGGCGATCGAATCCCAGCCCGGAGCGGGTACCACTGTGGTGATCCGGGTCCCGAGGAAGTAG